Proteins co-encoded in one Taeniopygia guttata chromosome 4, bTaeGut7.mat, whole genome shotgun sequence genomic window:
- the NOA1 gene encoding nitric oxide-associated protein 1 translates to MLRLGPALLFRLPRLAPLRAPLRPCGAAAAGHGTEQERFVFLEYEPDPAERAPRREREVKPRRERRARGAAAVAAAMTSLSDPSVPPSGVSCSGCGAELQCGDSGAPGFVPAERYRSLLCEGPAALRGAVCRRCWALAHGGGAPGLRLPPAEHRRVLSDALRRPPRHGRGPLLLYVLDVTELPDPVLPQLPALLSPDVPAAGVLVVGNKVDLLPADRRGHLGRLRQRVAAACARAGLRGAALVDIRLVSAKTGYGLEGLVSRLQRSWKCAGDVYLLGATNSGKSTLFNTLLRSDYCKSRAPDIIDRATVSPWPGTTLNLLKFPIINPTCDRIFRRQERLKEEAAKTEDQLSSEEKKYLNQLKKQGYLVGRVGRTFKQQKSSAEIDFDPDKLSYSLDEDPRDEDPREPPKRFEEREEFTHNEVKDARWCFDTPGIVKEDCVLNLLTEKEVKLVLPSHAIVPRTFILKPGMVLFLAALGRIDYLEGEKPAWFSVLASNLLPVHVTTLGNADTVYEKHAAQEFLKVPMGGEERMKEFPPLVPQDITLKGIGTTEAVADIKLSSAGWVAVTAHAEEELLLRAYTPKGTALVVREPPLLPYISAIRGARIPGTPAYRTKKPPSFVENLRTTGSR, encoded by the exons ATGCTCCGCCTGGGCCCCGCGCTGCTGTTCCGCCTTCCTCGCCTggccccgctccgcgccccgcTGCGGCCgtgcggggcggcggcggcgggccaCGGCACGGAGCAGGAGCGCTTCGTCTTCCTCGAGTATGAGCCGGACCCGGCTGAGAGggcgccgcgccgggagcgGGAGGTGAagccgcggcgggagcggcgggcgcggggcgcggcggcAGTGGCAGCGGCGATGACGAGCCTGTCGGACCCGTCGGTGCCGCCGAGCGGCGTGAGCTGCTCGGGCTGCGGGGCCGAGCTGCAGTGCGGGGACAGCGGCGCGCCGGGCTTCGTGCCGGCCGAGCGGTACCGCAGCCTGCTGTGCGAGGGCCCCGCGGCGCTGCGCGGCGCCGTGTGCCGGCGGTGCTGGGCGCTGGCGCACGGCGGCGGCGCCCCGGGGCTGCGGCTGCCGCCCGCCGAGCACCGCCGCGTGCTGAGCGACGCCCtgcgccgcccgccgcgccaCGGCCGCGGGCCGCTGCTGCTCTACGTGCTCGACGTGACGGAGCTGCCCGACCCCGTGCTGCCGCAGCTGCCGGCGCTGCTGAGCCCCGACGTGCCCGCCGCCGGCGTGCTGGTGGTGGGCAACAAGGTGGACCTGCTGCCCGCAGACCGCCGCGGGCACCTggggcggctgcggcagcgggTGGCGGCGGCCTGcgcccgggccgggctgcgggGAGCCGCGCTGGTGGACATCCGCCTGGTCAGCGCCAAGACCGGCTACGGCTTGGAGGGGCTGGTCAGCCGGCTGCAGCGCTCCTGGAAGTGCGCCGGCGATGTCTACCTGCTGGGCGCCACCAACTCGGGCAAGTCCACGCTCTTCAACACCCTGCTGCGCTCCGACTACTGCAAGTCCCGCGCCCCCGACATCATCGACAGGGCCACCGTGTCCCCGTGGCCAG gaaCAACACTGAACCTGTTGAAATTTCCAATTATTAACCCTACGTGTGACAGGATATTCCGAAGGCAGGAGAGGCTAAAAGAGGAGGCAGCAAAAACAGAAGATCAGCTaagcagtgaagaaaaaaagtacCTTAATCAACTTAAAAAGCAAGGTTACCTAGTGG GAAGAGTTGGAAGAACATTTAAACAGCAGAAGTCTAGCGCTGAGATTGACTTCGACCCTGACAAGCTCTCTTACAGCTTGGATGAAGATCCTAGAGACGAAGATCCTAGAGAGCCCCCTAAGAGGTTTGAGGAGAGGGAGGAGTTCACTCACAATGAAGTGAAGGATGCTCGGTGGTGTTTTGACACTCCAGGAATTGTAAAGGAAGACTGT GTTTTGAATCTCCTAACAGAGAAGGAAGTAAAACTGGTTCTGCCATCACATGCCATTGTTCCACGGACCTTTATTCTCAAGCCAGGAATGGTCTTGTTTTTAGCAGCCTTGGGACGTATAGACTACTTAGAG GGAGAAAAGCCTGCCTGGTTTTCTGTCTTGGCTTCTAACCTGTTGCCAGTCCATGTTACTACACTGGGTAATGCAGACACTGTCTATGAGAAGCATGCAGCCCAAGAATTCCTAAAG GTTCCCATGGGTGGGGAAGAGAGAATGAAAGAGTTCCCCCCACTTGTCCCTCAGGACATTACACTGAAAGGAATTGGTACTACTGAGGCAGTTGCAGATATCAAGCTTTCCTCTGCAg GCTGGGTGGCAGTGACGGCTCACGCGGAAGAGGAATTGCTGCTCCGAGCCTACACTCCCAAAGGCACTGCGTTGGTGGTGCGGGAGCCTCCCCTTCTGCCTTACATCAGTGCCATCAGAGGGGCCCGGATCCCAGGTACTCCTGCCTACAGGACCAAAAAGCCTCCTTCCTTTGTGGAAAACCTAAGAACCACTGGAAGCAGATAG